In the genome of Pseudopipra pipra isolate bDixPip1 chromosome 4, bDixPip1.hap1, whole genome shotgun sequence, one region contains:
- the ELMOD2 gene encoding ELMO domain-containing protein 2 isoform X1, producing the protein MFPTGTSAPRSLPERSLVSSKNKVLRNAVHVEEAEVEKCVRDVMKEKRIEQRDTGFKANLHISLLQISGYKKLYLNVENLRKVPYDSENEEHEEQLIELWNLLMPHENLKARISKQWCDIGFQGDDPKTDFRGMGLLGLVNLVYFSKHYTNEARQILSRSNHPKLGYSYAIVGINLTEMAYSLLKNGALKSHLYNMVAGLPQMEHFHQFYCYLVYEFDKFWFEEEPESIMHFNQYREKFHEKVKGLLLDCNVILTLQNTKKP; encoded by the exons AACGTTCACTGGTATCATCAAAGAATAAG GTTTTAAGAAATGCTGTACATGTTGAAGAAGCTGAAGTGGAGAAGTGTGTCAGAGAtgtaatgaaagaaaagagaatcgAACAGAGGGATACAGG GTTTAAGGCAAATCTGCATATATCCTTACTGCAGATATCAGGTTATAAAAAACTGTATTTGAATGTGGAAAACCTAAGGAAGGTCCCATATGattcagaaaatgaagaacACGAGGAACAGTTAATTgag CTCTGGAATTTGCTGATGCCTCACGAGAATCTGAAGGCCAGAATCAGCAAGCAGTGGTGTGACATTGGCTTCCAAGGGGATGATCCCAAAACAGACTTCAGAGGAATGGGTCTGCTGGGCTTAGTGAATCTGGT GTATTTCAGTAAGCATTACACCAACGAAGCTCGGCAGATCCTTTCTCGTTCAAATCACCCAAAGCTGGG ATATTCCTATGCAATAGTTGGGATCAATCTGACAGAAATGGCATACAGCTTGCTCAAGAACGGTGCTTTAAAGTCTCATCTGTACAACATGGTGGCTGGATTGCCACAGATGGAGCACTTCCATCAGTTTTACT GTTATCTAGTTTATGAGTTTGACAAGTTCTGGTTTGAAGAAGAACCAGAAAGCATTATGCACTTCAACCAGTACAGAGAGAAATTCCATGAAAAAGTTAAGGGACTTCTACTGGATTGCAACGTGATACTCACCttacaaaatacaaagaaacCATAA